The genomic region ACAATATATCCGGCATGCCCATATGGGCAATACATTGATTTCTGATCCTTTGAATCCTTGCTATGGTGATCTTCATCCCCGTTTTGGATATCCAGGCAGTGAAAATGATACGGAATATCTTGCTGCCTATCTGTCAAAGCTTTTGGAAATAGGATATCTCAATCCTGTTTCACGTCCTATTTTGAGCTTTGAGGTAAAACCGCGTCCTGATGAAGATTCAGAGCTTGTTATAGCCGGTTGCAAGAGAATTTTGGAAGAAGCTTGGCGGATGGTGTAGTGCAGACTTGTATGATGCTTTTCCTGAAATATTGAAGATGAAATTTCAAGCTGGTTTAATTGATGAAGCTATCTGAGGTCATTTTTATGGTTTTGTTGTGAAAATTGGCCCGAAGCTATGTGTTTTGTATGTAAGGTAGGAAAGAAATACCATTGAATCTGTTTATTTGAATGACGGTTGTTGTTTCATGAAACAATATTTGTAACATTGATAAAAAAATTATATTTTCCGTTGATTTGAATTTTAATAAAATATGATAAATAAATTCTGTTGAATGCAATAAATATTATGTTTAATAAAAAAATATAAAATTTTTTTACAGCAAACCGAACTTGGCACGGAATATGTTTATATGTGGTTAGCGTTGGAAATGGTTTTATCCAACCAGTAAAAGGAGAAATGACAAAGTGTATATTGATTTGAGTTGGCCAATCATCGAAAATCATTGGCGGTATCCAAAATTCCATAGGGAAGAGATTTCTTCATTTGAACGTGGAGACCTGTGGCAGATTACAGGATTCAATCTGGCTTCGCATTGGTTTTCCCACATTGATTTTCCACGTCATACAGGTGCTGAATTTCCAGACAGCACGGCTTTCCCTCTATCATATTTCAATGGGAAAGCTCAGGTCGTCAATCTTGTGTTACCTCAGGGATGTGCTGATCATGCTTATACAGCTGAGGAAATTGAAAAGGCAGTCAATGCCGGACCTCGGGCAAAGATTTTGTTGTTACGCACTGATTGGGGCGTACAAATGGATTGGAAAAGTGAGGATTTTTGGGATCATGCACCATATATAACGCCAGAAGGATTGTCATATATTGCATCCATATATCCTCAGACAGTGGCTTTTGATTTCCCTCAGGATTATGCAATCAGATTGCTGAAAGAACGTAAGGTTGGCCCTGAAGAACAGCCTTCGCACACTATATTGCTTCGAAACAATATTCTCTTGGTGGAGTATCTTGCCAATTTTGACAAAATTGGCAGTGACAGTTGTGAATTCATTTGTATGCCATTGCATTTGGAGCATATGGATGGTTGCCCTGTGCGCGCAGTTGCAAAGGTATAGGTCATGGTTATGGATGAAAAAAGATATGCTCACTTGGTTCATGGATTTAAAATTTTTCTCGGTATCCTCGTATTATTGTGGATTATTTTGGAAAATATAGTCATCGTTACCCGATATGTGCTTAAGGTGTCCATTCCTTGGAGCAATGAACTATTTATTCTCATGTTCGTCTGGTTTGTTTTTATTGGAGCTGCATTGGAGAGTATTGATGAAAAACATATAGCAATCACACTGTTGCATGATGCACTCAAGACATCTCGGTCAATTTGTATTTTGAAATTGGTCCAAGATATCTTGTTCATTGTATTTGTTGCCATTGTTTGCTATGAAAGCTGGAATGTTTGTTTGCTTCAATGTCATTCAGGGCAGATTACATCCATATTGAAATTGCCTGTTTATATTTCCACTATGTCTCTTTCAGTAGGATCAACAGCTTGGGTAGTCATTCTGTTGCAGAAAATTCGACTTGATCTAAAAGGAATAAAGGAAGGAGACAATATCCATGAGTAGTTTGTTAATGATTGTTTTCTTTTTGATTTTATTGCTGTTAGGGGTACCTGTTGTTGCTTCAATGGGACTTGCTGCAATTGGATATGTACTCGGTTTTATGAATTTACCTTTGAATATTGTTGCAAATCAGATGATGACCGGAGTTGGTTCTGTCCCTCTTATGGCAATACCTTTCTTTATCATTTCTGGTGCATTGATGGAATATGGGGGTATTTCGAGAAGAATCATTGGCTTTGCTGAAGCTTTGGTCGGGCATTTGCCTGGTGGAATGGGCCTTGTGGTTATCGTTGCCAGTGCGTTTTTTGCTGCCATGACTGGTTCTGGGGCTGCCTGTGTGGCTGCAATAGGTGGAATGATGATTCCTGCAATGACCAAGAACGGCTATGATATCGACTTCGCCTGTGCACTTCAGGCTTCTGGAGGTTCGCTTGGACCGATTATCCCACCAAGTATACTGATGGTATTATATAGTTGCAGTACAGGAAACTCTGTCGGTGATATGTTGCTTGCAGGACTTTTCCCTGGTCTGTTGATTGCAATTTTGATGATGATCCTTACCGTACTGATTTCAAAAAAAGAAGGATATAAAGGCAATGGTTCTTTTTCGATGAAAAAAGTCTGGCATAGTTTCAAAGAATCCATTTGGGCATTGCTGACACCAGTAATTATTTTGGGTGGGATCTATTCTGGTATATTTACCCCGACTGAAGCTGCTGCTGCCAGCTGTCTATATGCCATTGTCATCGGACTGTGGGTATATAAAGAATTAAAGTTCAAGGAACTTATGCAATGTCTTTATAATTCTTTGAAAAGTGTCGGAATGATTCTTAGCATTGTTGCTGTCACACAATTGTTCAGTTGGATTCTTACGCGACAAGGATTGCCTCAGATGATTGCACAGATGTGCACTCATATTTCCAATGATCCAAAAGTGTTCATGATTCTGGTAGGTATGGTGTTGCTTGTGGTCGGTTGTTTTCTCGATCCTGTTCCTGCCGTATTGATTTTTGCACCTATCCTCACTCCGGCAGCAAGTGCAATGGGTATTGATCCGATACAGTTTGGTGTAGTGATGGTGGTGACCTTTTGTATTGGTCTGATAACACCTCCTGTCGGCATGACACTTTTTGTTGCTTCGGGTATCGGTGAACGTCCTGTGATGTCGATAAGCAAGAAGATTTGGCCTTTTGTCCTTGTAATGTTATTTGCTGTCCTGTTATTGATTCTTTTCCCGCAAATCAGTCTGTGGTTACCACAGATGGCAAAATAAATAAGGAGCTCTATATGAAAAGAAAATGTATGATGATGTTGGTATTGCTTTGTGCTCTGCCGATGCTTTTCGCAAATGGAACAGGTGAAACAGAAAGTAAAAAAGGAATTGAACTTTCTGCTGCAACCGGTGGTATGTCTGCAAGTAGCCCAGCTGGAAGGGCTATGGCAAAATTTGCAGATAAGGTACAGGAATATTCGCAGGGTTCAGTGAATATAAAGGTTTTCTATGATACGACGTTAGGCAATGCGTCTTCGATGATCAACGGATTCCAACAGGGGACTGTTGACATCGGAGTGTGCGGTGATTCTTACTATTCAGGTCTGGTTCCTGAAATTCAAGCTTTTGAATTGCCATATGTCTTTGATTCACTTAAAGATGCCCGTACTGCTGTAGCAGGTAAAGCTGGCGATTATATCAAAGGTAAGTTACAACAGAAAGGAATACATCCTTTGACATTTTGGGAGATCGGTTTCAGAGAGCTGACAAACAATAAACGTCCAGTGACTGTGCCAGCTGATCTCAAAGGGATAAAATTACGCTGTTTGCCTGCAAGTTTCCAAGTCAAAGCCTGGGAGGCCGCAGGAGCGATTCCTGTACCGATGGATGTTTCCGAACTTTATTCATCTCTGCAGCAGGGCGTAGTTGATGGACAAGAAAATCCATTAAGCGAGATATATAACCAGCGATTTTATGAAGTGCAGAAGTATTTGTCTTTGACTGATCACGTGTATACACCGATGCTTTTTAGTATCAGTAACATTGCATGGGATAAACTTGATGCTTCTCAACAGGATGCACTTGTTAAAGCTGCAAAAGATGCTCAGAGTGAAGTGTATAAGATCAATGATGAGGAATCAACGATATTACTGAAAAAGATTGAAGATGCAGGGGTGAAGGTTGAACAACATCCTGACAAAGTAGCATTCAAGGCTGCCATGGCTCAATCCTTGGTATTATTTAAAAATGAATATGGTGATACAATGTTTACTTTAATGGGAAAATAACTGATATTGTTTCAGAGAAGGCATGGAAATTAGTTTTCTATGCCTTTTTTTTTACAAAATCTAAACAGAAATTTTGGCATGTTTAGGATTTAGCAAAAATTACTGTGAAAGGATTTCTCAGGTTATGACTCCGTCATCGAATCTAAATCGTTATTCTTGATTCCGACATTTCGAGAACTACCCGCTATCTTTTGTCCATTGCAATGTACTGGGGTTTGCATCGGTCTTGGTAAGCCTGGTATGAACTTTCACAGCAGACAGTGAATCAAGCCGATTCTTTTTTCAGCATAGGGGATTCGATAAAAATTCTATCGATTGGTTGAAATCATTGACTCACCGCAAAAACAGATTTAGAAATTATACTACATTTGGACAGCAGATCTAGGTATGGTTTTTACCGCTGACTATTACAGAGACGCCATCAGGGATTGCTATGATCTTTGCCTGAGGATTACCCACAATGTTTTCTGCCAGCTTCAATGCTTCTTCTATGCTGTGGGCCGGAATCATGTGCAAAGCACGTACCATGTCGTCGGGAGCTTCCGATATGTAGATGACCGTTGCTTTCTGCAAAATCCTGATGAAGATCTGTGTCTGCCATTGATCGGGGACGGTAGCTGTACGGTCCCTGTCCATGAACAGTCTGAGTGTCTTGCTGATATCTGGTTCATCTGCCATTTGGTGATAGAAAGCATCTCCACCGGTACCATCGTTTGACCGTGCAAGCATAATGATGACTCCTGATTTAGTTACTGCAGCTTCAGCGGCGGTCATCCCCTTGACGGCTTGGTAGATATTCTGGTCAAGTGGATAACCACCGTTGGTGGAGATGACTATCGGGGCTGGAGTTGTTTCAACCTTGCACATGTTGCTCAGAAACCGACAACCTACCTCATGTGCTGCTTCCGTATCTCCTGCGACTGCATATATGGGAGATTTGCTAGCATCTATGACCACGTTGACGATGAAGGCTAACTTCGCCTTGCGGGCGGCCCAGACCATGTCCTTATGTATCAAGTTACCTTCCAGAATTCCTGTCCTGGAATGGGAATCTGCAATGAATTCTGAGCAATGGTTGGCCAGTACCGTCGTCCTAGAGGCAACGCCAGGCAGGACACTCTTCCGTGATCCTGAGTATCCGGCAAA from Spirochaetia bacterium harbors:
- a CDS encoding cyclase family protein, yielding MYIDLSWPIIENHWRYPKFHREEISSFERGDLWQITGFNLASHWFSHIDFPRHTGAEFPDSTAFPLSYFNGKAQVVNLVLPQGCADHAYTAEEIEKAVNAGPRAKILLLRTDWGVQMDWKSEDFWDHAPYITPEGLSYIASIYPQTVAFDFPQDYAIRLLKERKVGPEEQPSHTILLRNNILLVEYLANFDKIGSDSCEFICMPLHLEHMDGCPVRAVAKV
- a CDS encoding TRAP transporter small permease subunit; the protein is MDEKRYAHLVHGFKIFLGILVLLWIILENIVIVTRYVLKVSIPWSNELFILMFVWFVFIGAALESIDEKHIAITLLHDALKTSRSICILKLVQDILFIVFVAIVCYESWNVCLLQCHSGQITSILKLPVYISTMSLSVGSTAWVVILLQKIRLDLKGIKEGDNIHE
- a CDS encoding TRAP transporter large permease, translating into MSSLLMIVFFLILLLLGVPVVASMGLAAIGYVLGFMNLPLNIVANQMMTGVGSVPLMAIPFFIISGALMEYGGISRRIIGFAEALVGHLPGGMGLVVIVASAFFAAMTGSGAACVAAIGGMMIPAMTKNGYDIDFACALQASGGSLGPIIPPSILMVLYSCSTGNSVGDMLLAGLFPGLLIAILMMILTVLISKKEGYKGNGSFSMKKVWHSFKESIWALLTPVIILGGIYSGIFTPTEAAAASCLYAIVIGLWVYKELKFKELMQCLYNSLKSVGMILSIVAVTQLFSWILTRQGLPQMIAQMCTHISNDPKVFMILVGMVLLVVGCFLDPVPAVLIFAPILTPAASAMGIDPIQFGVVMVVTFCIGLITPPVGMTLFVASGIGERPVMSISKKIWPFVLVMLFAVLLLILFPQISLWLPQMAK
- a CDS encoding DctP family TRAP transporter solute-binding subunit codes for the protein MMLVLLCALPMLFANGTGETESKKGIELSAATGGMSASSPAGRAMAKFADKVQEYSQGSVNIKVFYDTTLGNASSMINGFQQGTVDIGVCGDSYYSGLVPEIQAFELPYVFDSLKDARTAVAGKAGDYIKGKLQQKGIHPLTFWEIGFRELTNNKRPVTVPADLKGIKLRCLPASFQVKAWEAAGAIPVPMDVSELYSSLQQGVVDGQENPLSEIYNQRFYEVQKYLSLTDHVYTPMLFSISNIAWDKLDASQQDALVKAAKDAQSEVYKINDEESTILLKKIEDAGVKVEQHPDKVAFKAAMAQSLVLFKNEYGDTMFTLMGK
- the larA gene encoding nickel-dependent lactate racemase, whose translation is MTIDFPFGQSKIHADIPEDRIQDILVSPLHKYKAPASPQELINEALEHPIGSKKLCELSENRQHIVLLASDHTRPVPSKLIMPAMLREIRKGNPKAKITILIATGCHRGTTKQELIAKFGREIVDKEQIVIHDCDTSPVVDIGTLPSGGTCLINRLAVEADLLVSEGFIEPHFFAGYSGSRKSVLPGVASRTTVLANHCSEFIADSHSRTGILEGNLIHKDMVWAARKAKLAFIVNVVIDASKSPIYAVAGDTEAAHEVGCRFLSNMCKVETTPAPIVISTNGGYPLDQNIYQAVKGMTAAEAAVTKSGVIIMLARSNDGTGGDAFYHQMADEPDISKTLRLFMDRDRTATVPDQWQTQIFIRILQKATVIYISEAPDDMVRALHMIPAHSIEEALKLAENIVGNPQAKIIAIPDGVSVIVSGKNHT